In one window of Zhongshania aliphaticivorans DNA:
- a CDS encoding sigma-54-dependent transcriptional regulator, translating to MTMASEKLVYVVEDSISSGALYSSYLEQAGYQTRHFTDGHSALLGIKEQMPDVLLQDVCLPDISGLEVMRFAKERGDVPVIIITANSSIDIAVDAMRLGGFDFIEKPFSKDRLMTSVASACEQIQAEQTGRLKKNRSGSTTNKMKSVRDHFVGDSSTMNAVYNLLESAARSKASVFVTGESGTGKEVCAQSLHSASARASGPFIAINCAAIPTELFESEIFGHEKGAFSGAVSQRIGAAEQADGGTLFLDEICEMDLSLQAKLLRFLQTGSYQRVGGQKTLHSDIRIVCATNRDPAQDVAEGLFREDLYYRLNVIRVQLPPLRARGNDVITLANHFLREKNDSNDKHFLGFTNDAEAQIKAYPWPGNIRELQNVIENIVVIHDGDYIEGSMLESLNNVAQQLNNSPGTPPAPPLAQTMPTSINGVQNIKPLWQVEKEAIESAISQCGDNIPLAAACLGVSASTIYRKIKGWENSH from the coding sequence ATGACAATGGCATCAGAAAAGCTGGTTTATGTTGTCGAAGACAGTATATCTAGCGGCGCACTCTATAGTAGCTATCTAGAGCAAGCTGGCTACCAGACCCGTCATTTCACCGATGGCCACTCAGCCCTACTCGGCATTAAAGAGCAAATGCCCGATGTGTTATTACAAGACGTTTGTTTGCCGGACATAAGCGGCTTAGAAGTCATGCGGTTTGCCAAAGAACGTGGCGATGTTCCTGTCATTATCATCACAGCCAATAGCTCAATTGATATTGCCGTTGATGCGATGCGTCTTGGCGGTTTTGACTTCATAGAAAAACCTTTTTCAAAAGACCGCTTAATGACATCCGTGGCCAGTGCCTGTGAACAGATTCAAGCAGAACAAACAGGTAGACTCAAAAAAAATCGGAGCGGCTCAACAACGAATAAAATGAAATCCGTTCGCGATCATTTTGTTGGCGATTCCTCTACGATGAATGCCGTTTACAATTTGCTCGAAAGCGCCGCCCGCAGTAAAGCAAGCGTCTTTGTCACAGGAGAAAGTGGCACCGGTAAAGAAGTCTGCGCTCAATCACTCCACAGTGCCAGCGCAAGAGCTTCTGGCCCCTTTATTGCCATTAACTGCGCGGCCATACCCACCGAGCTCTTTGAATCAGAAATTTTCGGGCACGAAAAAGGCGCGTTTAGTGGCGCCGTTTCCCAGCGAATTGGAGCTGCAGAACAGGCTGATGGCGGCACACTATTTCTCGACGAAATATGCGAAATGGACCTGAGCCTTCAAGCAAAATTACTGCGTTTTTTACAAACAGGCTCATATCAGCGTGTTGGCGGGCAAAAGACGCTTCACTCTGATATTCGTATTGTGTGCGCAACAAATCGCGATCCCGCACAAGATGTTGCAGAAGGCCTCTTCAGAGAAGACCTATATTACCGTTTGAATGTTATCCGTGTGCAACTCCCACCATTACGGGCGCGCGGCAATGATGTAATCACGCTGGCCAATCATTTTTTACGTGAAAAAAATGACAGCAATGATAAACATTTCTTAGGTTTCACCAATGATGCCGAAGCTCAAATTAAAGCATATCCCTGGCCGGGCAATATTCGAGAGCTACAAAATGTTATCGAAAATATTGTTGTTATCCATGACGGAGATTATATTGAAGGTAGCATGCTTGAGAGCCTCAACAACGTGGCTCAACAACTCAATAACAGCCCAGGCACGCCCCCAGCTCCACCACTAGCGCAAACGATGCCCACCAGCATCAACGGAGTCCAAAACATTAAACCGCTATGGCAAGTCGAAAAGGAAGCGATTGAATCAGCAATCAGTCAATGCGGAGACAATATTCCGCTAGCAGCAGCCTGTCTCGGCGTAAGCGCATCAACAATCTATCGAAAAATTAAGGGCTGGGAAAATAGCCATTGA
- a CDS encoding response regulator, producing MANAKLHKLNILIADDSLPSLMAVKAMLEKIGHSCTIVTDGMQALKEAQQQPYDLLLLDEQMPELLGSSVCKQLRNQSGLNQQSRIISLSGETRPEANIVMADAGFDHFLKKPVTKKALEAYLADALPSETIPQTNTPQTNLLNLADLENLKKDLGVATAIKLLQLFDQELQVMINRLENALSNKVSSEILAVAHILKNSAVLYGANLLATEARSLNDQDGNNVDTILLEGRLLQLRCTQTQTAVCKYLETLTSD from the coding sequence ATGGCAAACGCCAAGCTCCACAAATTGAACATTCTCATCGCTGACGATAGTCTTCCCAGCCTAATGGCGGTAAAGGCCATGCTAGAAAAAATAGGCCATAGTTGCACAATCGTCACTGATGGTATGCAAGCACTTAAAGAAGCTCAGCAACAGCCTTATGATCTTTTACTGCTAGATGAACAAATGCCCGAATTATTGGGATCATCGGTCTGCAAACAATTACGTAATCAGTCAGGGCTTAATCAACAGAGTCGTATTATCTCCCTTAGCGGAGAAACTCGTCCTGAAGCTAATATCGTCATGGCTGACGCTGGGTTTGACCACTTTCTAAAAAAACCTGTCACTAAAAAAGCGCTTGAAGCATATTTAGCCGATGCACTACCAAGTGAAACTATACCCCAAACTAACACGCCGCAAACCAACTTACTTAATCTCGCTGATCTTGAAAATTTGAAAAAAGACCTTGGTGTGGCGACTGCAATAAAACTATTACAACTTTTTGATCAAGAATTACAAGTGATGATAAACCGCTTGGAAAACGCCTTAAGCAACAAAGTATCCAGTGAAATATTGGCAGTCGCTCATATATTAAAAAATTCAGCGGTTTTGTACGGCGCAAACCTTCTAGCAACTGAGGCACGCAGTCTCAACGACCAAGACGGCAACAACGTCGACACGATCTTACTCGAAGGCCGTTTATTGCAGCTCCGCTGCACTCAGACCCAAACCGCTGTATGCAAGTACTTAGAGACACTAACATCAGATTAA
- a CDS encoding ATP-binding protein, with the protein MQGDKVQATSGLQLYACVEIDGAGVIVSSSVAHSPIQSELSALSEGGNIASVFPDLLLTIVGENLLTEEGMLSVPACLGSNELIVNVRSGSAELPRYTLNIFPDELGLSHLYRREKRFEFISHSLYESSLDAIITIDGESIIREFGKSAEKLFGYSREEAIGQNVAEIVIPPSLRQAHHDGMSHFHKTNIGPVINTRIEVNAVRRDGSEFPCELTVVSTDPYEGEVFFTATIRDISERKAKEKALESARKIAEASNLAKSSFLAHMSHEIRSPLNAVIGCLDLLLDSAQNDEQRTLMQTSLSAGQGLLGIIEDILDFSKIEAGQLNVNIEEFNLLELCEQLLEVITIRTTSKDLDISMSFDSTIPATIASDQGFIRRILTNLLDNAVKFTEKGGVSLWVCCRDNDPSSQHIDLLFEVRDTGIGIPKASQSKLFKEFSQVDSSDSTEYGGTGLGLAICRELAEQLNGHITVESDVGQGCLFRAIIPVDVNTQNEPALKAGRESWRTLIVCTDNQSLQATIKQQARCLGLSTLILSSLDELSAGMSADLSRDAFLFVDIANLASLEDSLNVLLQYGLTNEQTLLYGRHLSTTDLLHIGQAGYQQLLNRPFRPSIFVNHLNNSSQRENTMMSAPHVKRDGENYKILLAEDNSANQLVAKTMLNRAGYELDIVSNGEEAVFAVKNGKYGLVLMDLRMPILDGLQATQIIRESDLASANIPIIAMTANAFDSDRERCKEAGMNDFLAKPVNRDELLRCMARWLGAEGDAEASSTASANSEAPVTGLNISIVNQLLNDTSEDAVKMIMQMVVDELNKLRDEIEGLDSENINYVQLRELAHASKGSCGYCGVTVVQQFCEKLEIAAGLKDDAELDALLNEADSVISSGLKALNDFITSLG; encoded by the coding sequence ATGCAGGGCGATAAAGTACAAGCTACAAGCGGCTTACAGTTGTATGCCTGTGTGGAAATCGATGGGGCGGGTGTGATTGTGTCGTCCAGCGTTGCCCATAGTCCTATTCAATCTGAGTTATCAGCTTTGTCAGAGGGAGGAAATATTGCATCAGTATTTCCGGATCTACTTTTAACTATCGTGGGTGAAAACCTGCTGACAGAGGAGGGTATGCTTAGTGTTCCTGCTTGTTTAGGTAGCAATGAGCTAATTGTTAATGTGCGTTCGGGTTCAGCCGAATTACCGCGGTATACATTAAATATATTCCCCGATGAGTTGGGTTTGAGTCATCTTTACCGGCGCGAAAAGAGATTTGAATTTATATCGCACTCCCTTTATGAGTCTAGCCTAGACGCGATTATTACCATAGATGGTGAGAGTATTATTCGTGAGTTTGGTAAATCAGCCGAAAAGTTATTTGGCTATTCACGAGAGGAAGCAATTGGACAAAACGTTGCCGAGATTGTGATACCTCCTAGTCTCCGGCAGGCTCATCACGACGGGATGAGCCATTTCCATAAGACCAATATTGGCCCAGTGATAAATACCCGTATTGAAGTAAACGCGGTGCGTCGGGATGGCAGTGAATTCCCCTGTGAATTAACGGTAGTGTCTACAGACCCGTATGAAGGTGAGGTGTTTTTTACTGCCACTATTCGGGATATTAGCGAACGCAAGGCCAAAGAGAAGGCTTTGGAGTCGGCGCGTAAAATTGCTGAGGCAAGTAATTTAGCAAAATCTAGCTTTCTTGCTCATATGAGCCATGAAATACGCTCACCGTTAAATGCTGTTATTGGCTGTTTGGATTTATTACTAGACAGTGCGCAGAATGATGAGCAGCGGACCTTAATGCAAACCTCACTAAGCGCAGGTCAGGGTTTGTTGGGAATTATTGAAGATATACTCGACTTTTCTAAAATTGAGGCCGGCCAGTTAAATGTAAATATAGAAGAATTTAATTTGCTCGAATTGTGTGAGCAGTTACTTGAAGTAATTACGATTCGTACCACGAGCAAAGATTTAGATATTTCCATGAGCTTTGATTCAACTATCCCAGCGACAATAGCAAGCGATCAGGGTTTTATTCGACGTATTCTTACTAATCTATTGGACAACGCCGTAAAGTTTACTGAAAAAGGCGGGGTAAGCCTGTGGGTGTGTTGCAGAGATAATGACCCGTCTAGTCAGCATATAGACCTTCTCTTTGAGGTTCGAGATACCGGTATTGGTATTCCGAAAGCATCACAAAGTAAGTTGTTTAAAGAATTTTCCCAAGTCGATAGCAGTGATAGTACTGAATATGGCGGAACAGGTTTGGGCTTGGCCATTTGCCGTGAATTGGCTGAGCAACTTAATGGGCATATTACAGTTGAAAGCGATGTTGGTCAGGGATGTTTGTTTAGAGCAATTATTCCGGTTGATGTAAATACACAAAATGAACCTGCTTTGAAGGCCGGCCGAGAGTCGTGGCGTACGCTAATAGTCTGTACTGACAACCAGTCTTTACAGGCAACGATTAAGCAGCAGGCTCGTTGTTTGGGCTTGTCTACGTTGATACTGAGCTCGCTTGACGAGCTAAGTGCAGGCATGAGTGCAGACCTGAGTCGTGATGCTTTTTTATTTGTTGATATCGCAAACCTAGCATCATTGGAAGACAGTTTGAATGTGCTATTACAGTATGGTCTGACCAATGAACAAACACTACTTTACGGCAGACATTTATCAACTACAGATTTACTTCACATTGGGCAAGCGGGTTATCAACAGCTATTAAATCGACCGTTTCGTCCAAGTATTTTTGTGAACCATTTAAATAATTCAAGTCAGCGGGAAAATACGATGATGTCGGCTCCTCATGTTAAGCGCGATGGTGAAAATTATAAAATTTTATTGGCTGAAGATAATAGCGCTAATCAATTGGTTGCCAAGACAATGCTCAATCGGGCAGGTTATGAATTGGATATTGTGAGTAATGGTGAAGAAGCTGTATTTGCGGTGAAAAATGGCAAATACGGACTGGTCCTAATGGATTTACGTATGCCGATACTTGATGGCTTGCAGGCAACACAGATTATTCGTGAATCTGATTTAGCTTCTGCCAATATTCCTATTATAGCCATGACCGCAAATGCATTTGACAGTGATAGGGAGCGGTGCAAAGAAGCGGGTATGAATGATTTTCTGGCAAAACCTGTGAATCGTGATGAATTACTAAGGTGTATGGCGCGTTGGCTGGGAGCCGAAGGCGATGCTGAAGCAAGTTCTACTGCTAGCGCAAATAGCGAGGCTCCCGTGACAGGCTTGAATATCTCTATCGTCAATCAACTACTCAATGATACCTCTGAAGACGCCGTTAAAATGATTATGCAAATGGTTGTTGATGAGCTTAATAAATTGCGTGATGAAATTGAGGGGCTTGATTCGGAAAATATAAATTACGTTCAACTGCGAGAGTTAGCTCACGCCAGTAAGGGCAGTTGTGGTTATTGTGGCGTGACGGTCGTGCAGCAGTTTTGTGAGAAGCTTGAAATAGCGGCCGGTTTAAAAGATGACGCTGAGCTTGATGCCTTACTCAATGAAGCAGACAGCGTGATTAGCTCTGGATTAAAAGCCCTAAATGATTTTATTACATCATTGGGGTAA
- a CDS encoding ATP-binding protein yields MTDVKQKKPITQSQSAWEYAFTRSGAAIITLTLFASLIWAGWFLEAQQTSRLRIEQENELLRDLSILRANLESALNAKLYLVQGISAMVHANPKFSDATFQKFARELGDGVHSLKSLQLASKGVVSHVWPYPENKQAIGHDLLADPGRREAAEKAIISRDIWLAGPLNLLQGGEALIGRLPIFLNENDQDYFWGFASILIDFPLLLEEIGLSEFANKNQVAIRGRNGKGADGDVFLGDASIFNNGALLSTIQLPAGQWQIASLPKNNWSKESPNLSRNRQLIFFISMLISLIAYSLLRIPSVLRRAVSRATEALSKSERRFRDAIEALPDGFAIFEADQRLAVTNKQLENHFHAIDPNIGIGNRYEDLWNTEVRNGQYRFKSPEEAETFLTQQLAQHARREQNDSQQLEKSDGSWLQISESLMRDGGLVAYYRDITELVKKEQQLIEEKIRAETANRAKSDFLATISHELRTPLNAVLGLLGLLKEDNNLNTEQQEFISTAHSSATHLLSLLNELLDISKMEADKLELEEENFSLLDILSNAVTLLSANAKQKSLLLEYTVDPQLNLPLIGDQGRIRQIILNLLGNAIKFTDTGSVKLNARCLQRHSQSISLEISISDTGIGFNPALSKQLFEPFSQADSSAVRRFSGTGLGLAICKRLVEKMQGEIWADSTPGEGSVFTVHLTLPLAETPIEVISNTSDTDVFATPRELGWGVKRILLAEDNATNQLVIQAMLKDSGYQIDIANNGLEAIQAVTEQPVDLILMDVQMPQMDGLTATKVLRGNQKFNNIPIIGLSANAMSGYKEDMLSAGMNAYLTKPVNKQALINTMHRCLSDKEPVNGGPSD; encoded by the coding sequence TTGACTGACGTAAAGCAGAAGAAACCAATAACTCAATCACAAAGCGCTTGGGAGTACGCATTCACACGCTCTGGAGCTGCAATTATTACGCTGACCCTGTTCGCCAGCCTGATTTGGGCGGGTTGGTTTCTTGAAGCCCAACAAACTAGCCGCCTACGGATAGAACAGGAAAATGAACTGCTTCGTGACCTTTCAATATTAAGGGCAAACTTAGAATCCGCGCTGAATGCCAAGCTCTACCTAGTACAGGGGATAAGCGCGATGGTTCACGCCAACCCCAAGTTTAGCGACGCAACATTCCAAAAATTTGCGCGGGAATTAGGTGATGGGGTGCATTCATTAAAAAGCTTACAACTTGCCAGTAAGGGCGTGGTTAGCCACGTATGGCCATATCCTGAAAACAAGCAAGCCATTGGTCACGATCTACTAGCAGACCCTGGCCGACGCGAAGCAGCAGAAAAAGCCATCATATCGCGCGATATTTGGCTGGCTGGTCCACTTAATTTACTACAGGGTGGCGAGGCCTTAATTGGTAGACTACCCATATTCCTTAATGAAAATGACCAAGACTACTTTTGGGGCTTTGCGTCCATCCTCATCGACTTCCCCTTACTACTCGAAGAAATTGGCTTATCTGAATTTGCAAACAAAAACCAAGTGGCAATACGCGGCCGAAATGGCAAAGGGGCTGACGGTGATGTATTTCTCGGCGATGCTTCTATTTTTAACAACGGCGCCTTACTTAGTACCATCCAATTACCCGCTGGACAGTGGCAAATAGCCTCACTGCCCAAGAACAACTGGAGTAAAGAAAGCCCAAACCTCTCCCGCAATCGCCAGCTAATCTTCTTTATATCTATGCTCATCTCACTTATTGCCTATTCTCTATTGCGTATTCCTAGCGTATTGAGGCGCGCGGTGAGTCGTGCCACTGAAGCTCTCAGCAAGAGCGAAAGACGGTTCCGAGATGCGATTGAAGCCCTCCCTGACGGCTTTGCCATCTTTGAGGCGGATCAACGCCTAGCGGTAACAAATAAACAATTAGAAAATCATTTTCACGCTATCGATCCCAATATTGGTATTGGCAACCGCTATGAAGACCTTTGGAATACAGAGGTTCGCAATGGGCAATATCGTTTCAAAAGCCCTGAAGAAGCCGAGACCTTCCTGACCCAACAGCTCGCCCAACATGCACGACGAGAGCAAAATGATAGTCAGCAATTAGAAAAGAGCGATGGAAGTTGGCTGCAAATCTCTGAAAGCTTAATGCGCGATGGTGGGCTTGTAGCCTACTACCGGGATATCACGGAGCTAGTCAAAAAAGAACAGCAGTTGATCGAAGAGAAAATCCGCGCAGAGACTGCCAACCGCGCTAAAAGTGATTTCCTTGCAACCATTAGTCATGAATTACGTACGCCACTAAATGCAGTACTCGGTTTACTAGGGCTATTAAAAGAAGACAACAACTTAAATACGGAACAGCAAGAATTTATCAGCACCGCTCACTCTTCCGCGACCCATCTTTTAAGCTTGCTAAACGAACTTCTTGATATTAGTAAAATGGAAGCGGATAAATTAGAGCTAGAAGAAGAGAACTTCAGTTTGTTAGACATTCTCTCAAATGCCGTGACATTGTTGTCGGCTAATGCAAAACAAAAATCCTTACTACTCGAATATACTGTGGACCCGCAGCTCAACCTGCCACTCATTGGTGACCAAGGCCGAATTCGTCAAATTATCCTTAACTTACTCGGTAATGCCATTAAGTTCACCGACACAGGTAGCGTAAAATTGAATGCCCGTTGTTTGCAACGCCATTCGCAGTCGATAAGCCTAGAAATTAGCATATCCGACACCGGCATTGGTTTTAACCCCGCACTCTCTAAGCAACTATTTGAGCCCTTTTCGCAAGCTGACAGCAGCGCCGTAAGGCGTTTTTCAGGCACCGGCCTTGGACTGGCCATTTGCAAACGTCTTGTTGAAAAAATGCAGGGGGAAATATGGGCTGATAGCACACCGGGGGAAGGCTCAGTATTTACCGTTCACCTAACCTTACCCCTTGCCGAAACGCCAATCGAGGTAATTAGCAATACCAGCGACACCGACGTATTTGCTACGCCTCGGGAACTTGGCTGGGGAGTAAAACGGATATTACTTGCCGAGGACAATGCGACAAACCAGCTGGTCATACAAGCAATGCTAAAAGATAGCGGCTACCAGATCGATATTGCCAACAACGGATTAGAGGCCATTCAAGCTGTGACAGAACAACCTGTTGATCTCATTTTAATGGATGTACAAATGCCCCAAATGGATGGTCTCACTGCCACAAAAGTTTTGCGTGGAAACCAAAAATTCAACAATATTCCCATCATTGGTCTCAGTGCAAATGCAATGTCGGGCTACAAAGAAGATATGCTCTCAGCCGGCATGAATGCCTACCTCACCAAACCGGTCAATAAACAAGCCCTCATCAACACCATGCATCGCTGCCTTTCTGACAAGGAGCCGGTCAATGGTGGACCCAGCGATTAG
- a CDS encoding WecB/TagA/CpsF family glycosyltransferase, which translates to MTTLANLKESPLGRSTNSMGERLIAAIVLVALCPLILAHILVQLLRRRAMFDIHTLRSASNAPVRGIFLPNRATLSRVLLLLNVIRGDFSLVGHRITAIDTSSSPAVGESLPGMFSLFELRRISGLDFIDEAACNQEYCEKSSVKSDLAIVIKSLLAGMLYSSKTELRDADRFEIFGVNIDNVSMDGALQHIDQDIKANAQKTIFFANAHTLNLAYNDQLFRSTLNDVDYVFPDGSGIEVACRRTGIRRKGNINGTDMLPLLCAQLAKRGQKIFMLGGEEGIAASAMAAMQRGQQNLKSAGTRNGFFDKDDCDDLIMQINNSGADILLVGMGQPLQEDWVAKNRHKLTVPVVMAVGGLFDFYAEKVSRAPIWLRELGMEWTWRLMQEPGRMWKRYIIGNPLFLLRLRNAA; encoded by the coding sequence ATGACTACTTTAGCAAATTTGAAAGAATCACCTTTAGGCCGTAGCACCAATAGTATGGGTGAACGCCTTATTGCCGCAATCGTCCTTGTGGCTCTATGCCCACTCATTTTAGCGCATATTCTTGTCCAGCTTTTACGACGTCGCGCAATGTTTGATATTCATACACTGCGCAGTGCATCAAATGCGCCGGTACGTGGAATTTTCTTGCCAAATCGAGCAACGTTAAGCCGAGTACTATTACTGCTTAATGTTATTCGTGGTGACTTTTCTCTAGTGGGGCACCGTATAACCGCTATCGATACATCGTCGTCGCCTGCAGTGGGTGAATCGCTGCCTGGTATGTTCTCACTCTTTGAGTTACGTCGTATCTCTGGTTTAGATTTTATCGATGAAGCGGCGTGCAACCAAGAATACTGCGAAAAATCGAGTGTAAAATCTGACCTAGCTATTGTTATTAAGTCGTTATTGGCTGGGATGTTATATAGCTCTAAGACTGAGCTTCGTGACGCCGATCGTTTTGAAATCTTTGGTGTGAATATAGATAACGTCAGCATGGATGGGGCTTTACAGCATATAGATCAAGATATTAAAGCTAATGCGCAAAAAACAATTTTCTTCGCAAACGCACACACGTTAAACCTAGCTTATAACGATCAGTTGTTTAGAAGCACCCTGAACGACGTGGACTATGTGTTTCCTGATGGTAGCGGTATTGAAGTTGCCTGCCGCAGAACCGGAATTCGTCGCAAAGGCAATATAAACGGTACAGACATGCTGCCACTACTATGCGCGCAGCTTGCCAAGCGAGGACAAAAGATTTTCATGCTCGGCGGTGAAGAAGGTATAGCGGCGTCAGCCATGGCTGCCATGCAGCGTGGTCAGCAAAACCTTAAAAGCGCCGGCACCCGCAATGGCTTCTTTGATAAGGATGATTGCGACGACTTGATCATGCAAATTAATAACAGTGGGGCAGATATTCTACTTGTCGGTATGGGGCAGCCGCTTCAGGAAGACTGGGTGGCAAAAAATCGTCATAAATTAACGGTGCCTGTGGTAATGGCTGTGGGTGGCTTGTTTGATTTTTATGCAGAGAAAGTATCGCGGGCACCTATTTGGCTGCGTGAGTTAGGTATGGAGTGGACATGGCGTTTGATGCAGGAGCCAGGGCGGATGTGGAAGCGTTACATTATTGGTAATCCATTATTCTTATTACGCTTGCGCAATGCGGCTTAA
- a CDS encoding polysaccharide biosynthesis/export family protein: MMNANSQKNHQRLPVKQVFSAVATGLLLSLVTACASTPEERHTQFQMASTRGEMSMDTMAEQGPGRLQAQSCTDNTTHFEGNHSNYSVNEPLPQAFRNPGTPRSQHATSSRLLPLSPGDKIDIRIHDGEEFSGEYLVNHDGNIELPYLSPLHVVGLDTEEVESRLSMMLITKQIFLAHTLRVSVRPLQWAPVMVSVSGAVYEPGRVLINDLLPQQVDENKNNISGDYPTKRFLSEALRSASGVRPDARVDKVILIRDGWQQEVNLAGVFSGHSAADVPLIAGDQIIVPSAGCMQAELIRPTQLTPKGIRVFISNLTDSAQNNAAAAVGKYASSMPYGSRLLQAVVSGNCSGGTRMTNASRYAVLVGVNPLTGKNEVIERNIEELLRNPDAPGNNPYLLPNDTVSCYDSDIVNIRDIARAIVDVASPFSILR; encoded by the coding sequence ATGATGAATGCAAATAGCCAAAAAAATCACCAGCGTCTTCCTGTTAAACAGGTGTTTTCGGCAGTGGCTACAGGGTTATTGTTGAGCCTTGTTACTGCCTGTGCAAGCACCCCAGAAGAGCGTCATACCCAATTTCAAATGGCCTCTACGCGAGGTGAAATGTCTATGGATACTATGGCTGAACAAGGCCCTGGGCGCTTACAGGCACAAAGCTGTACCGACAATACCACCCATTTTGAAGGCAATCATAGCAACTACTCGGTAAATGAGCCTTTACCACAAGCTTTTCGCAATCCCGGTACCCCGCGCAGTCAGCATGCCACTAGTAGTCGACTACTTCCCCTGTCGCCCGGTGATAAAATTGATATTCGCATTCACGATGGCGAAGAGTTTAGCGGTGAATACCTTGTTAACCATGACGGCAACATTGAACTGCCATATTTGTCACCCTTACATGTTGTTGGTCTGGATACCGAGGAAGTTGAATCACGTTTGAGCATGATGCTGATTACAAAACAAATTTTCCTTGCGCACACGCTTCGAGTCAGTGTTCGTCCATTACAGTGGGCGCCCGTTATGGTATCCGTGTCTGGCGCGGTTTATGAGCCAGGTCGAGTTTTGATCAATGATCTTTTGCCTCAACAGGTTGATGAAAATAAGAACAATATCAGTGGTGATTATCCTACTAAGCGCTTTTTAAGCGAAGCATTGCGCTCTGCAAGTGGGGTGCGTCCTGATGCACGCGTTGATAAAGTGATTTTAATTCGAGATGGTTGGCAGCAAGAGGTGAATCTTGCTGGGGTGTTTTCTGGCCACAGTGCGGCAGATGTACCCTTAATTGCAGGTGATCAAATAATTGTTCCCTCTGCAGGTTGTATGCAGGCGGAGCTGATTCGTCCAACCCAGCTAACACCCAAAGGTATTCGAGTCTTCATATCTAACTTAACAGACAGCGCCCAGAACAACGCGGCAGCGGCTGTAGGGAAGTATGCTAGTAGTATGCCTTATGGGTCTAGATTGCTTCAGGCTGTGGTTTCAGGTAACTGCAGCGGTGGCACACGAATGACCAATGCGTCGCGTTATGCAGTGCTGGTTGGTGTTAATCCTCTAACGGGTAAAAATGAAGTTATTGAGCGAAATATTGAAGAGTTATTGCGAAACCCTGACGCACCTGGAAATAATCCTTATTTGCTTCCTAACGATACGGTAAGCTGTTACGACTCAGACATTGTTAATATACGTGATATAGCCAGAGCAATAGTAGATGTAGCATCACCCTTTTCGATTCTACGATAA